The following is a genomic window from Onthophagus taurus isolate NC chromosome 1, IU_Otau_3.0, whole genome shotgun sequence.
CATATTTGAAAAACTAAGCTTAATGCTTAAAGAGTGGAACATAAGTGAAAAGAAAAGGTTCACTGTTTTATTCACGATAGAGGATCAAACATGATTGAACCATTTTTAGTTGTTTATTCTGAAGTGTAGTACATTGtgatcaataaatattattattattagtgcTATAAACCTGTCTCACTTTGGTCATGCTAATTACTCAATTCACCAACTTCAATTATGCATCAAATCAGGTTTATTCGAAAATTAAGACCGTAAAAATCGtggaaaaatacaaaaaaattgcaaccaattttaattattccaCACGAAAGACgatctatataaaatttaaaccgAAAGACTTGGCCAATCTATCCATCACTTAAATTTcatcagaaaatttaattcaagacTGTCCAACAAGGTTCCActggttttttgttttttaatcattaaacgatttttattagttattagttagaattagtgatggaacggatagtgattttgccaaaatccgaataccggataTATTTTGCCATTacggttataatttctggtgcatttctgaagataccctatattgccacattattgcgatacttgaattaaaatgaaattaataaaaaagctgataagatatgtcaacttattgggatccaagatacaaaatgaacttttttgatgctgttttaactaacgaagcaaaaaagaggatactttaattaataatttgcgatatttccacaaagatccttcaagaaatgaattttatagcgaattttgcaagttatcgatgaaaattgcaacatcgaaaattttatcataacttcaaatattgttttctcaaaaactaaaagttatttttcaaaacgtgttggttcattggaaagaggacattcttattaacactttcggaaattttcaaactcatattccaagaaatggattttatacgaatttttaaaacttaatcggcgaaaattgtaaaattcgaaaaaattatcgatcatttcaaaaatttatttctcaagaagtgaaagtgatttttcaaaacggctttttgcattaaaaagaggatactttaattaataattggtgatatttccacaaggatccttcaaaaaatgaattttatagcgaattttgcaagttatcgatgaaaattgcaacatcgaaaattttatcaaaacttcaaatattgttttctcaaaaactaaaagttatttttcaaaacgtgttggttcattggaaagaagacattcttattaacacattgggaaattttcgaactcatattccaagaaatggattttatacgaatttttaaaacttaatcggcgaaaattgcaaaattcgataaaattgtcgatcatttcaaaaatttatttctcaagaattaaaagtgatttttcaaaacggcttgctgcattaaaaagaggatactttaattaataattggtgatatttccacaaggatccttcaaaaaatgaattttatagcgaattttgaaagttatcgatgaaaattgcaacatcgaaaatgttaccaaaacttcaaatattgttttctcaaaaactaaaagttatttttcaaaacgtgttggttcattggaagaGGACTTTCTTATTAACACTGGGaatttttcaaactcatatatGCTCTATATTTCcagaaatgattttaaaaaatggccggataccggatatttgCCGGATACTATATGATAGAACgttccttaaaaataaaagattctaTTGATCTTTATTTAAGTACTACCAATCGAATATCAGTATTAGTATCTTCTGAAGACtggaaaattatgaaaaaatgtatGAACATATTGAAACCATTTGAAGAACGAACTAAAGAATTAAGTAATGccaatttcaatatttcatcCGTCAGCCTTCTAATACACGTAATTAAATCATCACTAGAAGAGGAAAAACAAAGACACGAAGTTACTCAAATCAAGGGTATCGTCAGAAAGTTAATTTCAGAAATAAACTTAAAGTTTGGGcattagaaaataataacttattcTCAGTTGCTACGTATTTGGACCCTTGTtacaaacataaattttttaatgaaatagtTCAGGAATAAATCGAAATcgaaattattactattttaacCAATTACTATGACTTACGTTCATCAGAATTTAGTACCTAATGAGAACTGCCACTTCAAAATCAGATCATTCCCATATCAagaatgttttgaaaaatgtattggGCTTAAAAAGTAATGAGGAAGACGATGTGGAATGTGGATGAAGAGGAAATGATTATAAATGACACACGTCCCAATGCTAGAAAGTTGCAGTTTCTTTTAGTCGACTATAATAAGCACAAAAAATTACCGCTGTCAGAAAATCCCTTATGATGGTACAACAATAGATTAAAGTACAAAGAGCTCATTCCTACAGTTCGCTTTTGCTATAAGTACATTCGTAACAACCCTACTTTAAACTACTTAAAAGAGTGTCGAAAGGCACTACATCGGACATCCTGTAATTTAACCAGGATGGAAGCAGCAAATAAGGATCAAGAGCAGATTTGAAGAATAAGAAATGACAATAGCTGCTTTAGCAATAATTGAGATTAAACACTCAAGAACcgagtttttttaattttatcattttatacaTTTGCCATCTATTAAGTAGTTGCTGAACTATTGTAGAAACACTGAATTAGAAGTGTTTTAGTAAATTAAACTtctaataacaataaatcatttaatttcgatcatattcttatttattttatttaaaacttactttttcaaactataataaatcatttacaaactgttaaacatttaattttaccgCTACTTATGTTACCCAAGAAGCACAATAGATTTCAAATCTTCGTGTAACGGTCATCTCAGTGTAGTTGGTGTAGTTCAACCGATCTGAAGCGGCGTCGTTGCTTTAAgaactttaatttagtatttttatattaaaatgggTGATTTTCAAGATTTCTTAAAATACGTGACGGATTTTGCAATTAGTTTAAGAGATAACACTTTGGAGGATGAAATCAATGAATATTTTTGCAGAAAAGAAAAGGAACTTGATGCTTTAATAAATAGTGGTTCATTTCCAGTGCAGGCGATTATGGTTAAAAAAGAACGAATCACTCATGtaacaaaagtacttaatGCTCAACCTAATGACGaggattttaaagaaaataggGTGGATTTGAAAAAAGAACAATCAACTCGGACTACACGATCTAAAGCCCTTAAAGATGTTCAAAACAATATTAGTATTAAAGTGgacaaaattaaagaagaaaggtTATCTGATGTGGAAATTGCTTCAATGCCTCCTCCTCAACAACCGGTTCGTaaaggaaaaacaaaaaaggctgctattattaaagtaaaatcAGAGAGGGAATCAGATGTCCTAATTCAATTACCACATATTAGCATTATTTGTTTAACTGATAGTGATGATGAGCATGAAAAATTACAGGAACCTGTAAGAACTACTCGCACAAAAACAAGAGCTTTGGCTAAAAAGGAAATGAATTcagatgaaataattattacaaacaCTGTAGAAGAACCAAAAGAGGGAGATCTAAAGAAAACGGccataaagaagaaaaaatctattgaaaaacctgaaataacaaataaatcattttgtgCAGAAGAATTAGTAAGGGAAGCAGCTTCAAATCATGTTGAAGAGACATCTGTTAGAAGTACACGTACAAAAACTCGTGCAATGACAGCAAAAGCAACCAAAATAGAACACACAAATGCTCATGAAATATCTGAAAGACCTCAAAGTCCTTCAGGAATTACCAATGACAATAATATTAAGCaagtaattgaaaataatgttgTAAATGAAACATATATAAAACCTCAGGAAACACCTGTTTCAGTTGTGAATGCCACATATGTAAAATCTCCAGAACAACCTGTACCAAGTGCAAACGAAACAGTGGTAATTCCAAAAGGACAAAGAATGTTAGTTACAACTCCATTAAATAAACAAGTACATGTAGATGATTCATTAACAGATGATGAAGATGATAGACCCAATATATACATGAAATCAAAAGGTACTACTAGCAAAAAACCTATATTTAGTCAATACGGAACAAGTCCTGTTAAAAAACGCGTTGAAGCTTTTGAAAAATTGGGTGCAGGACAAACACAGACaacaacgaaaaaaaaattaaaagaaaactcaATGAAACCATCATATTctattaaatcaaaacaaattacACCTCTTAAAAGTGGTATACCAACTTACACAAACACTCCTTTAAGTTCTTCCAAAATGCAGTCTGCTTCAAAATCAactttgaagaaaattttacCTCCAAAAACAATCAGCGCTCTAAAAACATCTCAACAGGAATATATAGAGAGAGAGGCGAGACGTCGAGCAAAAGAACAAGAAGCATTACGTAAAAAAGAAGCGTTATTACAAGCGAAACAACAAgaaattaaacgtaaaaatgaagagaaacaattaaaagctcAATTGAAACGCGCTGAAGAAGTGGATAAGATTCCGCATCAACACAAACTAGCAAAAATGGATTTACTGAATAAAGTAccacaaaagaaaaaagtgcGACCAATTTATATGGATATGACAGCGCCGTTGTTGCCGCTGGATGATTGCTTTGATAGTGACGATGAAAGACAAGGAAGCTATGAACGTCCCGATTGGACACGAACACGACAATTACTCCCTTCTTTAATGCGTGTTACTTATGCTGGAATGGATTTTacaaacacattttttatgcGAAAAGCTACCACTCCGAATTTAGAAGATCTTTTTGGTCCAATGAATAAGAAAAAGTTACAACGTACGTCTAGTGCTGTTTGGACCAAACCGCCAAGATTTACACTTATTCCAATACCACAACAAGATGAAGAAGAGGAGgaggatatttaaaaattaaatttatttctattttatttgttttaaaaaatatttgttgtatGTATTTGCCACAATTAGCTTTGTAAATCAgcttattttatatgtattttttttaaatatatttagttGTTCAACTCAAAtggttttgtattttattttttattgagtaTGTTGGGGAAAAATATCAAAGAATGTTAAGTTTATGTATAGGTTGGGTTAACTTTTCTTACAAAAGGAATGCTGGTTTAAGGTGGTTGCTGTTAACAGTTAATTCCTGattgttttagaaaattacaaaatatttcggaaatgtttttattactttaaatgGGCCTTCATATCTTGGAGTTAAAGGGGGTTGAAttccattaattttgacaaaatcaaattttgaaatgaatttatttatggtttttgttttgaatgaaaaacTATGTTTACTGGTTTCAAGCAAGAGAATGTTTCTCGTAAACTAGCAGTGGATCAGATTCCACAGGGTCttgattattaatcaaaaattctcAGTGGTTGATCGTTTACTAGTTCGGCAGATGAACAACCTAGGTTTTCCTTAAGAGATGATGTGAGGCC
Proteins encoded in this region:
- the LOC111420488 gene encoding inner centromere protein A-like encodes the protein MGDFQDFLKYVTDFAISLRDNTLEDEINEYFCRKEKELDALINSGSFPVQAIMVKKERITHVTKVLNAQPNDEDFKENRVDLKKEQSTRTTRSKALKDVQNNISIKVDKIKEERLSDVEIASMPPPQQPVRKGKTKKAAIIKVKSERESDVLIQLPHISIICLTDSDDEHEKLQEPVRTTRTKTRALAKKEMNSDEIIITNTVEEPKEGDLKKTAIKKKKSIEKPEITNKSFCAEELVREAASNHVEETSVRSTRTKTRAMTAKATKIEHTNAHEISERPQSPSGITNDNNIKQVIENNVVNETYIKPQETPVSVVNATYVKSPEQPVPSANETVVIPKGQRMLVTTPLNKQVHVDDSLTDDEDDRPNIYMKSKGTTSKKPIFSQYGTSPVKKRVEAFEKLGAGQTQTTTKKKLKENSMKPSYSIKSKQITPLKSGIPTYTNTPLSSSKMQSASKSTLKKILPPKTISALKTSQQEYIEREARRRAKEQEALRKKEALLQAKQQEIKRKNEEKQLKAQLKRAEEVDKIPHQHKLAKMDLLNKVPQKKKVRPIYMDMTAPLLPLDDCFDSDDERQGSYERPDWTRTRQLLPSLMRVTYAGMDFTNTFFMRKATTPNLEDLFGPMNKKKLQRTSSAVWTKPPRFTLIPIPQQDEEEEEDI